In Hippoglossus hippoglossus isolate fHipHip1 chromosome 24, fHipHip1.pri, whole genome shotgun sequence, a single genomic region encodes these proteins:
- the serac1 gene encoding protein SERAC1, producing the protein MSAAALRLIRCRRLSTAGPGVKRALQWTDLRKVAKVTGAVVLGGCLFITYEVVALDKAVTIDTSAIYKEKYKSYIYLRASPSDEKDNLTAGLTNKARRELHKAARRFLEMSSRLFLRSLDEHFSHVDADPHEVALWVLLKRTQSATIAVRQQAVQELADNHNWHDYQYRTAAQVIDQRTAVGLARTPQVDLRFFLPPPALPDLEDGLSAEDGLRQLLASLPLSEVDKCVQYFTSLALRESTQSMAAQRGGLWCFGGNGLPYAQSLTSVPSEKVESFCLQALVQHSKVQSHCDHIVANGGLQLLQRVYQLRRDSLKIQRNIVRIIGNLALNESVHQAIAQSGWVSVLAEMMHSPHVMQASHAARALANLDRETVKEKYQDGVYILHPQTRGNEPIKADVLFIHGILGAAFKTWRQKDRSMSEEEKEAGSWDEYTECWPKAWLAADCPNLRVLSVEYDSNLSDWLAKCPAENQRKSLAYRSKELLKKLKLAGVGERPVVWVAHSMGGLLVKKMLLDASEDPEMHGLLKNTKGVMFYSVPHHGTFMAEYSVNVRYLLFPSVEVRELCKDSPALRNLNENFLNMAKEKEFNVLSFAETLPTNIGPMIKILVVPSQSANLGIGELIEVDVDHLNICKPEKKDSFLYKRSLQFIQEALQSCLSH; encoded by the exons atgtctgcagcagctctacGTCTGATCCGCTGCCGGAGACTGAGCACCGCGGGGCCCGGGGTCAAGAGAGCGCTGCAGTGGACAGATCTGA GGAAGGTTGCTAAAGTAACTGGAGCGGTGGTCTTAGG GGGCTGTCTTTTTATTACGTACGAGGTTGTAGCCTTGGACAAGGCCGTGACCATCGACACGAGTGCAATTTATAAAGAGAAGTACAAGTCCTACATTTATCTGAGAGCCTCGCCCTCAGATGAGAAGGACAATCTCACTGCAG ggctTACAAACAAAGCCAGGCGGGAGCTTCACAAAGCAGCACGGCGGTTTCTGGAAATGTCTTCGAGACTTTTCCTGCGTTCCCTAGATG agcACTTTAGCCATGTAGATGCAGACCCACATGAGGTGGCCTTATGGGTCCTGCTGAAGAGGACACAGTCGGCCACTATAGCCGTCAGACAACAGGCTGTACAGGAGCTTGCGGATAATCACAACTGGCATG ACTACCAGTATCGTACAGCAGCCCAGGTTATAGACCAGCGAACAGCAGTGGGCCTGGCCCGGACTCCTCAGGTAGACCTGAGATTCTTCCTGCCCCCACCTGCGCTACCTGACCTGGAAGAT GGTTTGTCAGCAGAGGATGGACTGAGGCAGCTGCTGGCGTCTCTGCCTCTATCTGAGGTGGACAAATGTGTTCAGTACTTCACTTCACTGGCCCTCAGAGAGAGCACTCAGTCCATGGCAGCGCAGCGG GGTGGTCTTTGGTGTTTTGGTGGCAACGGGCTCCCCTACGCCCAGAGCCTCACCTCCGTCCCCTCAGAGAAGGTGGAATCCTTCTGTCTACAAGCCCTGGTGCAGCATTCAAAG GTCCAGAGCCACTGTGACCACATAGTTGCCAACGGGGGcttgcagctcctccagagggTTTATCAGCTCCGTAGAGACTCCCTGAAGATTCAGAGGAACATTGTTCGAATCATTGGAAACTTGGCGCTCAATGAGAGCGTTCACCAGGCCATAGCCCAGTCTG GCTGGGTGTCTGTCCTGGCTGAGATGATGCACTCTCCTCACGTCATGCAGGCGTCTCATGCAGCTCGTGCTCTGGCCAACCTAGATAGGGAGACTGTAAAAGAGAAATACCAAGATGGCGTCTACATCCTCCATCCACAAACACGTGGCAA cgAGCCAATCAAAGCAGACGTGCTGTTCATCCATGGGATTCTAGGGGCAGCTTTCAAGACGTGGAGGCAGAAGGACCGCAGCATgtcggaggaggagaaggaggcaggAAGCTGGGACGAATACACTGAGTGCTGGCCAAAG GCATGGTTGGCTGCTGACTGTCCAAATCTGAGAGTCCTGTCAGTGGAATATGACAGTAACCTCAGTGACTGGCTGGCCAAGTGTCCCGCTGAGAATCAGAG GAAGTCTTTGGCCTACAGAAGTAAAGAGCTGCTAAAGAAGTTAAAGCTGGCAGGGGTTGGAGAGAGGCCTGTGGTCTGGGTAGCCCACAGTATGGGAG GATTACTTGTGAAGAAAATGCTGCTGGATGCCTCAGAGGACCCTGAGATGCATGGGCTGTTAAAAAACACCAAGGGCGTTATGTTCTACAGTGTTCCTCACCATGGCACTTTCATGGCTGAGTACTCCGTCAATGTCAGAtatctcctctttccctccgtAGAAGTTAGAGAACTTTGCAAAG ACTCACCAGCTCTGCGGAACCTGAACGAGAACTTCTTGAACATGGCCAAGGAGAAGGAATTCAACGTGCTGAGCTTTGCAGAGACGCTGCCAACAAACATTGGTCCCATGATCAAGATACTGGTGGTGCCATCACAGTCAGCAA ATCTTGGCATCGGGGAGCTCATCGAGGTCGATGTAGATCATCTCAATATCTGCAAGCCAGAGAAGAAGGACTCATTCCTGTACAAACGCAGCCTCCAGTTTATCCAGGAAGCACTGCAGAGCTGCCTCAGCCACTGA